In the Ctenopharyngodon idella isolate HZGC_01 chromosome 21, HZGC01, whole genome shotgun sequence genome, AAACATTGTTTAGGTAGAAAAACATATGATTGGCTCTGGAAGCTTGCGTGTGAAATTaaccaataattattttaaatcagcAGGGCtgattatttaaatcaaaagggccacaaatattttaaatcagttcTGAGTGATTGTTTCTGTTCTTAGGACAAAAGCAATTTATGATAGATATATGTAACCAATAAGAGAGAATTCTCAAATGTTTATGGCAATTTACTGTACTGCAATGTAAAACATGTGTTATGCACAAGGGACCTCTCCTCCACAATACAAAATCAGCCTTATGGTTAGTCTTAAGTATTAGCCAGGTCTCTGACAAGGTTAATGTCCAACAGTAATAGAAAgtaatggtaataataataaccagaTTAAAACAAATggaataaaaatacaaatacaataataattctatgtacatacaaaaatatagcAAAGGAACTCACAAGGATGTGCATTATTGGGGAAGAACACGCACGCTTGAAACAGATTTCATTCATCTTGCTTCCCAGTTTCAGATGTCAGTGCATCTGTTTCACCTTGTTCCCAAGTGTGGTTTTCTACCTTGTTCTGGCCAGGTGACTAAAGCCCTTGTCTCAACACAATCCCTTCTTCCTGTCAGATGAAACAACAGTCTCAATTAACCTCACTTTCTGCAAAGCATTCAGGGCACACCAGAGAAACTCAGGAAAGGCCAAAGTCTTTAGAGATACTCATCTCATTTATGGCAGAACTAGGGAACCACAATGGCTTCATTTTGCTGATACTGCTCAGATCTGATGATAACCTACTTGCACATGAGTTGCACAAGCATGGTCCCACAGGTTTTCTGCCCAATTTGTCCAAAGTAATGGCTTATATCTTATCTTGACTGTCAAAGGTGGACAGACAGTCCCTTTTGATGTTTGGTCCCACAGCGTAGTTGGATGCAGAAGCGGTCAAGGATCCTATCGCTGTTGTTCAACAGTTGGAAAGTACAATGGGCAGCTGAGGAAAAATGAGTTGAGGATGTAAGAGTGCTTGGGAGAGGTTGGCGTCAGGCTGCCCTGGGCTGGAAACCTGACCAGACACTTTATCTTTCAGAGTAGCtcctctaaaaataaaaagagaggCTTCTGCTGACAGCAGATGCCGGCCTGAGactgcacacacatacacacatgcacacacattttCCCTTCTTCTTCCTTACACACTCATTCGCACACAATGTCTCTCTTTACCTTCTCTCTTGAAACACATCCCTCCTAGGTGAGCTtaatattctgattttaaaTGGTCCTGTTTTTGGTGTCAAACAGAATTGACTTACATAGTCAGATTTTTTGGTTGGGCTCTCCTTCCTAACCAGCGCCCTGCATCCACGTAAAGTCTAGAGTTAGCCAGCCTGCTTACAGTTTTTCCATTCAGTAAGGCTGAAGAAGACACACTCAGCACTGACTTTCTGTTGAAAGCGATGCTTAGATGATCCTTTTACTCAGTACAGCCTCTGCATTTATTCTGATAGCATACTCCCTGTATGTTACATATGGTTCACATTACCCAACTCTATTTCGGAAagtctaataaataaataaatagacaagTGTttactaaaagaaaaaaagaaaaaaactgggGGAGGGTGTATGGGGCTGTAGGATACATGATGATGAACATGATGCAGGGAGGCCTGATTGGTTTAGAGTAGGTCAGTTCATTGAGCAGAATTCCCCAGCTGCTTCAGCATTAGAGGTGTCTCCTCGAAGGAGAATTGCAAGAGGCTCCTTCAGGCTGTCATACAGGCTTCTCCAGGGTTTTACGAAAGGGCGCAGGGTTGGTGGCAGAGATCTTGCGGCACACAGTGTTGGTGTTGCTACATCGGCAGCCTGGACGGGTGGCGCGATCGTAGCCATGCTGGCATAGAGCGAGGCACAGCTTGGCAGGAGGGTAGCAGCACAGGCAAGGCAGGCAAAGCGCCAGGAAGGCCATGGCACTCCAGCGGGAGCAGGCGTGAGCCGGGGCACAGGAGCATGGTCGGTCGGCACAGTTGTCCTCCTTATCTGCCGAGCAGTGGTAGAACAGACCCTTCACACAGCACAGGCAAGTGCCGTACTCCAAGACGTTTTCAGCTGAACATAAGCAGCGCTGGCCACAGGTCCAGCAGGAGGGCAAATTACGGGGGGCACAGCACTCCTGGCACTTACAGTGGCCACAACGTTCACAGATGAAGAGATGCAGGCCCAAGTCCTCACTGTCAGCCAGTCCTTTGCCTAGCGAGTCAGGTTTCAAGTCACCTTTGGGCTGGGACCGCACCACAGTGGCCAGACCAGAATGGGAAGGCGTTAGTCCTGTAAGAAGTCTCTGGTCTGAAGCAGCACTGCCACGGGACATGGAGCTCACGGTACTGGAGCGACTCAAGTAGGCCAAGTGGGAATGTTGATGCTGACTTTGACTGCGAGACATCTGAGGATGTCGCTCATCATGCACATAGAAGACACCAACCTGAGAGCCAGGCTCCAGCGCCACAGGGCGTTCCACATAGTCATTATTAGCCCTTATAGCATGGATCTGGTCAATGGACAATACAGGGACCTGCTGAAGATCCAGGCTTTCAGGGTCCATCCGAAAAGGTG is a window encoding:
- the LOC127504034 gene encoding protein sprouty homolog 2, translating into MDPVPPFRMDPESLDLQQVPVLSIDQIHAIRANNDYVERPVALEPGSQVGVFYVHDERHPQMSRSQSQHQHSHLAYLSRSSTVSSMSRGSAASDQRLLTGLTPSHSGLATVVRSQPKGDLKPDSLGKGLADSEDLGLHLFICERCGHCKCQECCAPRNLPSCWTCGQRCLCSAENVLEYGTCLCCVKGLFYHCSADKEDNCADRPCSCAPAHACSRWSAMAFLALCLPCLCCYPPAKLCLALCQHGYDRATRPGCRCSNTNTVCRKISATNPAPFRKTLEKPV